A genomic window from Synechococcus sp. CBW1107 includes:
- a CDS encoding FAD-dependent oxidoreductase: MSGDSEARGPLGASRGRLLLLLAVTALVTLFFVLDLPDRLSLESLRHAHGSLLAWRERAPVTVAGLYALVYVLITGLSLPGAAVMTLAGGAIFGLGLGTLLVSFASSAGATFAFLLARTLLREPMLKRFGPRLAPIEAGLRRDGVLYLLSLRLVPVFPFFLVNVVMGLTPIPTLSFYVTSQIGMLPGTLVYVNAGTQLAQLRSLDGILTPPLLLSLALLGAFPWIARLALERWKLWRLYRPWTKPARFDRNLIVIGAGAAGLVTAYIAAAVKAKVTLIEAERMGGDCLNTGCVPSKALIATARAAARLRQADRYGLEPHEPVVSLPQVLERVFAKVAAVAPHDSVERYEGLGVEVLRGHGRLIDPWTVAISGGDGREQRLTAPAIVLATGASPALPDLPGAETVGLLTSETVWQALRDCPLASPRIVVMGGGPIGCELSQALARLGARVTLLQRGPQLLSREDPDAAALVRQALEADGVRVLTQCTVQGFEPRLAAKAVLITTGGPEASEPSELLCDQVLCAIGRRARLEGYGLEELGIPTGRTIDTNASLQTLFPNIYAAGDVAGPWQFTHTAAHQAWYAAVNALFGPFRRFRVDGRVIPRTTFTDPEVAGVGLSEREAARQGVAVEVTRFPLHELDRAIVESAETGYVKVLTPPGSDRLLGVCIVGEQAGELLAEFVLAMRWRLGLGKILSTIHAYPTLSEANKYAAGAWKRAHAPQRVLALLQRFHSWRRGH, encoded by the coding sequence GGGCCCCCGTCACCGTGGCGGGTCTGTACGCCCTCGTCTATGTGCTGATCACGGGGCTCTCCCTGCCCGGGGCGGCGGTGATGACCCTGGCCGGCGGGGCGATCTTCGGGCTGGGACTCGGCACCCTGCTGGTGTCGTTCGCCTCCAGCGCCGGCGCCACCTTCGCCTTCCTGCTGGCGCGCACCCTGCTGCGGGAGCCGATGCTGAAGCGCTTCGGCCCCCGCCTGGCCCCGATCGAAGCTGGGCTGCGCCGCGATGGAGTGCTCTACCTCCTCAGCCTGCGGCTGGTGCCGGTGTTTCCCTTCTTCCTGGTGAACGTGGTGATGGGGCTGACCCCGATCCCCACCCTTTCCTTTTATGTCACCAGCCAGATCGGCATGCTGCCCGGCACCCTCGTGTATGTGAACGCCGGCACGCAGCTGGCCCAGCTGCGCAGCCTCGACGGCATCCTCACGCCGCCGCTGCTGCTGTCGCTGGCGCTGCTGGGGGCCTTCCCCTGGATCGCACGGCTGGCCCTGGAGCGCTGGAAGCTCTGGCGGCTCTACCGCCCCTGGACGAAGCCGGCCCGCTTCGATCGCAACCTGATCGTGATCGGTGCCGGTGCAGCGGGCCTGGTCACGGCCTACATCGCCGCCGCCGTGAAGGCGAAGGTGACCCTGATCGAAGCCGAGCGCATGGGCGGCGACTGCCTCAACACCGGCTGCGTCCCCAGCAAGGCCCTGATCGCCACGGCCCGGGCGGCGGCGCGCCTGCGCCAGGCCGATCGCTACGGCCTCGAACCCCACGAGCCCGTCGTGTCGCTGCCGCAGGTGCTGGAGCGGGTGTTCGCCAAGGTGGCGGCGGTGGCCCCCCATGACAGCGTCGAGCGCTACGAGGGATTGGGGGTGGAGGTGCTGCGCGGCCATGGCCGCCTGATCGATCCCTGGACGGTGGCGATCAGCGGAGGCGATGGCCGGGAGCAACGGCTCACGGCGCCGGCGATCGTGCTGGCCACGGGAGCCAGCCCGGCGCTGCCGGATCTGCCAGGGGCCGAGACGGTCGGTCTGCTCACCAGTGAAACGGTCTGGCAGGCCCTGAGGGATTGCCCCCTGGCCTCACCGCGGATCGTGGTGATGGGGGGTGGTCCGATCGGTTGTGAACTCTCCCAGGCTCTGGCCCGTCTGGGCGCACGGGTCACCCTGCTGCAGCGGGGCCCGCAGCTGCTCAGCCGCGAGGACCCCGACGCGGCCGCCCTGGTGCGCCAGGCCCTCGAGGCCGACGGCGTGCGGGTGCTCACCCAGTGCACGGTGCAGGGCTTCGAGCCCCGCCTGGCGGCGAAGGCGGTGCTGATCACCACCGGCGGCCCCGAGGCCTCCGAGCCCTCGGAGCTGCTCTGTGATCAGGTGCTCTGCGCCATCGGCCGCCGGGCACGCCTGGAGGGCTACGGCCTCGAGGAGCTGGGGATCCCCACGGGCCGCACCATCGACACCAACGCCTCCCTTCAGACGCTGTTTCCCAACATCTATGCCGCCGGTGATGTGGCCGGCCCCTGGCAGTTCACCCACACCGCCGCCCACCAGGCCTGGTACGCCGCCGTGAACGCCCTGTTCGGCCCCTTCCGCCGTTTCCGCGTCGACGGGCGGGTGATTCCCCGCACCACCTTCACCGATCCGGAGGTGGCGGGGGTGGGTCTGAGCGAACGGGAGGCCGCCCGCCAGGGGGTGGCGGTGGAGGTGACCCGCTTCCCCCTGCATGAGCTCGATCGGGCGATCGTGGAGAGCGCCGAAACCGGCTACGTGAAGGTGCTCACGCCTCCAGGCAGCGACCGCCTGCTGGGGGTGTGCATCGTGGGTGAGCAGGCCGGTGAACTGCTCGCCGAGTTCGTGCTGGCCATGCGCTGGCGCCTGGGACTCGGCAAGATCCTCTCCACCATCCACGCCTACCCCACCCTCTCGGAAGCCAACAAATACGCCGCCGGGGCCTGGAAACGGGCCCACGCCCCCCAGCGCGTCCTGGCGCTGCTGCAACGCTTCCACAGCTGGCGCCGGGGCCATTGA
- a CDS encoding methyltransferase domain-containing protein, with amino-acid sequence MTASPPSTGVREAVQTYYGSTLASSADLRTSACCDASAVPAALRPLLGRLHPEVLARYYGCGLVCPPLLEGARVLDLGCGSGRDAYLLAQLVGPTGAVVGVDMTAEQLAVAEAHRAFHAECFGYDNVRFLEGYIEDLEQLDLEPGSFDVVISNCVVNLSTDKLAVLRGVRRLLRPGGEFYFADVYADRRVPQALQADPVLYGECLSGALYWNDFLRLARQAGFADPRLVHDRPLEITDPELAERTGELRFFSATYRLFRIDELEDACEDHGQAVIYRGTIPGHPHRLDFDKHHSLDTGRVFPVCGNTFRMLHQSRLAPHLDFIGADSSAHFGLFPGCGSVMPFTAEVPAGVNGATPAATGSASCC; translated from the coding sequence ATGACCGCATCACCACCGAGCACGGGCGTTCGTGAAGCCGTGCAGACCTATTACGGCAGCACCCTGGCCAGCAGCGCCGACCTGCGCACCAGCGCCTGCTGCGACGCCAGCGCGGTGCCCGCCGCCCTCAGGCCCCTGCTGGGCCGCCTCCATCCCGAGGTGCTCGCCCGCTACTACGGCTGCGGCCTGGTCTGTCCGCCCCTGCTGGAGGGCGCACGGGTGCTGGATCTGGGCTGCGGCAGCGGCCGTGACGCCTATCTGCTGGCCCAGCTGGTGGGGCCCACAGGCGCTGTGGTGGGGGTCGACATGACGGCCGAGCAGCTGGCGGTGGCCGAAGCCCACCGCGCCTTTCACGCCGAGTGCTTCGGCTACGACAACGTGCGCTTTCTGGAGGGCTACATCGAGGACCTGGAGCAGCTCGACCTGGAGCCAGGCAGCTTCGATGTGGTGATCTCCAACTGCGTGGTGAATCTCTCCACCGACAAGCTGGCGGTCCTGCGCGGCGTGCGGCGGTTGCTCAGGCCGGGAGGGGAGTTCTACTTCGCCGATGTCTACGCCGACCGGCGGGTGCCCCAGGCCCTGCAGGCCGACCCGGTGCTCTACGGCGAGTGCCTCAGCGGTGCCCTCTACTGGAACGATTTCCTGCGTCTGGCCCGCCAGGCGGGCTTCGCCGATCCGCGCCTGGTGCACGATCGCCCTCTGGAGATCACCGACCCGGAACTGGCGGAGCGCACCGGTGAGCTGCGCTTCTTCTCCGCCACCTACCGGCTGTTCCGGATCGACGAGCTCGAGGATGCCTGTGAGGACCACGGCCAGGCCGTGATCTACAGGGGCACGATCCCCGGCCACCCCCACCGCCTCGACTTCGACAAGCACCACAGCCTGGACACGGGCCGGGTGTTTCCCGTCTGCGGCAACACCTTCCGGATGCTCCACCAGAGCCGGCTGGCGCCCCATCTCGACTTCATCGGCGCCGACTCCAGCGCCCACTTCGGCCTCTTCCCAGGCTGCGGCAGCGTGATGCCCTTCACAGCCGAAGTCCCCGCTGGTGTCAACGGCGCCACGCCAGCAGCGACAGGGTCCGCCTCCTGCTGTTGA
- a CDS encoding MFS transporter — MGWTRPSTRFCIFLTLLNDRLGESIVFPLLPFLLASFTSGGRTLGLLAGSYALAQFLFTPLIGALSDRYGRKPVIAGCVAGSVLGLGGFALTLAVPWPAGSSWPLPLLFGARLIDGVSGGTAATAGAVLADISPPEKRAKAFGLIGVAFGLGFILGPALGGLLAGVSVTLPLLLAVAVAAVNLVLVLTVLPETHPPAARLALPRKRELNPLTQLMRVFRNPRVRRLSLAFFLFFLGFNGFTAVLVLYFKQVFGWGPELAAMAFLVVGVVATVVQGGLIGPLVQRFGEGRLSLAGLGLVVVGCLLIPLATEATALPVVFTALPLLACGTGLVTPCLRSQVSRRLDDSGQGAALGSLQGLQSLGSFIGPPLAGLAYDLVGRTSPFWTGIALFLVVALLVAGGGPLSSPSTSKPATVPPGP; from the coding sequence ATGGGCTGGACTCGCCCCTCCACGCGGTTCTGCATCTTCCTGACGCTGCTCAACGACCGTCTGGGGGAGAGCATCGTCTTTCCCCTGCTGCCATTCCTGCTGGCGAGTTTCACCAGTGGTGGACGCACCCTGGGGCTGCTGGCGGGCAGCTACGCCCTGGCCCAGTTCCTGTTCACCCCCCTGATCGGTGCCCTCAGCGACCGCTACGGGCGCAAGCCGGTGATTGCCGGCTGCGTGGCCGGCTCGGTGCTGGGCCTGGGCGGTTTTGCCCTGACCCTGGCCGTGCCCTGGCCGGCGGGCAGCTCCTGGCCCCTGCCGCTGCTCTTCGGCGCCCGGCTGATCGATGGGGTGAGCGGTGGGACGGCCGCCACCGCCGGCGCGGTGCTGGCCGACATCAGCCCTCCTGAGAAGCGGGCCAAGGCCTTCGGGCTGATCGGCGTGGCCTTCGGGCTGGGGTTCATCCTCGGGCCGGCCCTGGGGGGGCTGCTGGCGGGGGTGAGTGTGACCCTGCCACTGCTGCTGGCGGTGGCGGTGGCGGCCGTGAACCTGGTGCTGGTGCTCACGGTGCTGCCGGAAACCCATCCCCCGGCCGCGCGCCTGGCCCTGCCCCGCAAGCGGGAGCTCAATCCGCTCACCCAGCTGATGCGGGTGTTCCGCAACCCCCGGGTTCGACGGCTCAGCCTGGCCTTCTTTCTGTTCTTTCTGGGCTTCAACGGCTTCACGGCCGTGCTGGTGCTCTATTTCAAACAGGTGTTCGGCTGGGGGCCGGAGCTGGCGGCCATGGCCTTCCTGGTGGTGGGCGTGGTGGCCACGGTGGTGCAGGGCGGCCTGATCGGACCGCTGGTGCAACGTTTCGGCGAAGGGCGCCTCAGCCTGGCCGGCCTGGGGCTGGTGGTCGTGGGCTGCCTGCTGATTCCCCTGGCCACGGAGGCCACGGCTCTGCCGGTGGTGTTCACCGCCCTGCCCCTGCTGGCCTGCGGCACCGGACTGGTCACCCCCTGCCTGCGCAGCCAGGTGTCGCGCCGGCTGGATGACAGCGGCCAGGGAGCGGCCCTGGGCAGCCTGCAGGGCCTGCAGAGCCTGGGCAGTTTCATCGGCCCGCCCCTGGCTGGCCTGGCCTATGACCTGGTGGGCAGGACCAGCCCCTTCTGGACCGGCATCGCCCTGTTCCTGGTGGTGGCCCTGCTGGTGGCAGGAGGTGGCCCCCTCAGCAGCCCCTCGACAAGCAAGCCCGCGACAGTGCCCCCCGGCCCTTGA
- the ppk1 gene encoding polyphosphate kinase 1: protein MNEPVVAPELYINRELSWIAFNSRVLAQALEPTTPLLEQAKFSAIFSNNLDEFFMVRVASLKSQLEAGLSTLSDDGLTPRQQLEAIQQKLRPLLEQQQAHYRHHLKQALFDQGVQLIDYQRLNKQQKTWVNTYFRTAIFPVLTPLAVDPAHPFPFMSNLSLNVAALIRDPDTGQQQFARVKVPTKTLPRFVEIPTELCTREPSPVYTVVPLEQVVAFNLQLLFPGMTIEGHYFFRITRDADLELRDLEADDLMEALQEGLRKRRRGGEVVRLEVADEMPEEVVDLLMEGTDVDSADLYRINGPLGLDDLMRLLAIPLPQLKDKPHQGRTAPALARAQKSRLGDGSIKAEEFESIFAAIRRSDVLLHHPYDLFSTSVEEFINQAADDPSVLAIKMTLYRTSKDSPIIAALIRAAENGKQVMALVELKARFDEDNNIQWARQLEHSGVHVVYGVLGLKTHTKIMLVVRKEKERLRSYVHIGTGNYNSKTSSLYTDIGLLSAEPDLGQDLVELFNYLTGFSKQQSFRSLLVAPVTLRKGMEALIQREISHAREGKGGHIRAKMNSLVDPAIIALLYEASQAGVVIELVIRGMCCLRPGVPGVSETIQVISIIGRFLEHSRMFWFANAGEPEMYIGSADWMPRNLDRRVEAVTPIKNPQLRGQLERLMDIYQNDNSTAWDMQSDGSFIQRRPGGEPHCAQLDLIKQWRTGLTAQA from the coding sequence ATGAATGAACCCGTCGTGGCACCGGAGCTTTACATCAACCGGGAGCTGAGCTGGATCGCCTTCAACAGCCGCGTGCTGGCCCAGGCCCTCGAGCCCACCACGCCGTTGCTGGAGCAGGCGAAATTCAGCGCCATCTTCAGCAACAACCTCGATGAGTTCTTCATGGTCAGGGTGGCGTCCCTGAAGTCGCAGCTGGAGGCAGGCCTCTCCACCCTCAGCGACGACGGGCTCACCCCCAGGCAGCAGCTGGAGGCCATCCAGCAGAAACTGCGCCCGCTGCTGGAGCAGCAGCAGGCCCACTACCGCCATCACCTCAAGCAGGCGCTGTTCGATCAGGGTGTTCAGCTGATCGACTACCAACGCCTGAACAAACAGCAGAAGACCTGGGTCAACACCTACTTCCGAACGGCCATCTTTCCGGTGCTCACCCCCCTGGCGGTGGACCCGGCCCATCCCTTCCCGTTCATGAGCAACCTCAGCTTGAACGTGGCGGCGCTGATCCGCGATCCCGACACCGGACAGCAGCAGTTCGCCCGCGTGAAGGTGCCCACCAAGACCCTGCCGCGCTTCGTCGAGATTCCCACCGAGCTCTGCACCCGCGAGCCTTCTCCCGTGTACACCGTGGTGCCCCTTGAGCAGGTGGTGGCCTTCAACCTGCAACTGCTCTTCCCCGGGATGACGATCGAGGGGCATTACTTCTTCCGCATCACCCGCGACGCCGACCTGGAGCTGCGGGATCTGGAGGCCGACGACCTGATGGAGGCCCTGCAGGAGGGCCTGCGCAAACGCCGCCGCGGTGGTGAGGTGGTGCGGCTCGAGGTGGCCGACGAGATGCCGGAGGAAGTGGTGGATCTGCTGATGGAGGGCACCGATGTGGATTCGGCGGACCTCTACCGGATCAATGGTCCCCTCGGGCTTGACGACCTGATGCGCCTGCTGGCGATCCCCCTGCCCCAGCTCAAGGACAAGCCCCACCAGGGCCGCACCGCCCCGGCCCTGGCCAGGGCTCAGAAGAGCCGCCTGGGGGATGGCTCGATCAAGGCGGAGGAATTCGAAAGCATCTTCGCCGCGATCCGCCGCAGCGATGTGCTGCTCCACCACCCCTACGACCTCTTCTCCACCTCGGTGGAGGAGTTCATCAACCAGGCCGCCGACGACCCCTCGGTGCTCGCCATCAAGATGACCCTCTACCGCACCTCCAAGGATTCGCCGATCATCGCGGCGCTGATCCGTGCCGCCGAGAACGGCAAGCAGGTGATGGCCCTGGTGGAGCTCAAGGCGCGCTTCGATGAGGACAACAACATCCAGTGGGCCCGTCAGCTGGAGCACTCCGGCGTTCACGTGGTCTATGGCGTGCTGGGCCTCAAGACCCACACCAAGATCATGCTGGTGGTGCGCAAGGAGAAAGAGCGCCTGCGCAGCTACGTGCACATCGGCACCGGCAACTACAACTCCAAGACGTCCAGCCTCTACACCGACATCGGCCTGCTCTCGGCCGAGCCTGATCTGGGGCAGGATCTGGTGGAGCTGTTCAACTATCTCACCGGCTTCTCGAAACAACAGAGCTTCCGCAGTCTGCTGGTGGCGCCGGTCACCCTGCGCAAGGGAATGGAGGCCCTGATCCAGCGGGAAATCAGCCACGCCCGCGAGGGCAAGGGCGGACACATCCGCGCGAAGATGAATTCCCTGGTGGATCCAGCGATCATCGCTCTGCTCTATGAAGCCTCCCAGGCCGGGGTGGTGATCGAGCTGGTGATCCGCGGCATGTGCTGCCTGAGACCCGGGGTGCCTGGCGTGAGCGAAACGATCCAGGTGATCAGCATCATCGGCCGCTTTCTCGAGCACTCCCGGATGTTCTGGTTCGCCAACGCCGGCGAGCCTGAGATGTACATCGGCAGTGCCGATTGGATGCCACGCAACCTCGACCGACGTGTCGAAGCGGTGACGCCGATCAAGAATCCGCAGCTGCGCGGCCAGCTGGAGCGCCTCATGGACATCTACCAGAACGACAACTCCACCGCCTGGGACATGCAGAGCGACGGCAGCTTCATCCAGCGTCGGCCCGGCGGCGAGCCCCACTGCGCCCAGCTCGATCTGATCAAGCAATGGCGGACGGGCCTGACGGCCCAGGCCTGA
- a CDS encoding sigma-70 family RNA polymerase sigma factor: protein MGTPLQSTPATGLASKKAKPAARAAQPKTGSGRLSADSIGWYLSNIGRVPLLTASEEIELAHHVQTMKRLLELPDASLSPRQRHQIRMGGRARDRMMAANLRLVVSVAKKYQNQGLELLDLVQEGAIGLERAVDKFDPAMGYKFSTYAYWWIRQGMTRAIDNSARTIRLPIHVSEKLSKMRRITRELSHRFGRQPNRLELSHAMGMDIKDLEDLISQSAPCASLDAHARGEEDRSTLGELIADPASAEPMDHMDRSIQKEHLGAWLSQLNEREQEILQLRFGLEGKEPLTLAEIGRKINVSRERVRQLEAKAIMKLRLMSNLQQAA, encoded by the coding sequence ATGGGGACACCTTTGCAATCCACCCCTGCCACAGGCCTCGCTTCCAAGAAAGCGAAGCCAGCGGCACGGGCGGCTCAGCCCAAAACCGGAAGCGGTCGGCTCAGCGCCGATTCCATCGGTTGGTATCTCAGCAACATCGGCCGGGTTCCTCTGCTGACGGCATCTGAAGAGATTGAGCTGGCTCACCACGTGCAGACGATGAAGCGTCTGCTGGAATTACCCGACGCTTCCCTCAGCCCCCGCCAGCGTCATCAGATCCGCATGGGCGGCCGGGCCCGTGACCGCATGATGGCCGCCAACCTCAGGCTGGTGGTGAGCGTTGCCAAGAAGTATCAGAACCAGGGGCTTGAGCTGCTCGATCTCGTCCAGGAAGGGGCCATCGGTCTGGAGCGTGCCGTCGACAAGTTCGATCCCGCCATGGGCTACAAGTTCTCCACCTATGCCTACTGGTGGATACGCCAGGGTATGACCCGGGCCATCGACAACAGTGCCCGCACGATTCGCCTGCCCATCCATGTGAGTGAAAAACTCTCGAAGATGCGCCGCATCACCCGGGAGCTCTCGCACCGCTTCGGCCGCCAGCCCAACCGGCTGGAGCTGTCCCATGCCATGGGCATGGACATCAAGGATCTGGAGGATCTGATTTCCCAGAGCGCCCCCTGCGCCTCCCTCGACGCCCACGCCAGGGGCGAGGAAGATCGCAGCACGCTGGGCGAGCTGATCGCCGATCCGGCCAGCGCCGAGCCCATGGATCACATGGACCGCTCCATCCAGAAGGAGCACCTCGGCGCCTGGCTCTCCCAGCTCAATGAGCGGGAGCAGGAGATCCTCCAGCTGCGCTTCGGACTCGAAGGCAAGGAACCTCTCACCCTCGCCGAGATCGGCCGCAAGATCAACGTCTCACGCGAGCGTGTGCGCCAGCTCGAAGCCAAGGCGATCATGAAACTCAGGCTGATGAGCAATCTCCAGCAGGCCGCCTGA
- a CDS encoding dolichol kinase → MGVALVSLWLAAVLGLALWTRRRWTDQPEWSRKVLHIGTGPVVLIAWATGIDRSIALPVAALVTLLAALNHRLRVLPAIEDVGRHSYGTVAYGAAITVLLVLFWPAQPRAMVAGVLVMALGDGLAGLLGPWIPSPSWLILGQRKSVVGTTAMAGMALMVLLLLRQLGGSGGPSPVALVLISLAATLLEQVAVLGLDNLSVPVATGLLWSWLSLRP, encoded by the coding sequence ATGGGGGTGGCTTTGGTCTCGCTCTGGCTGGCCGCTGTGCTGGGCCTGGCCCTGTGGACGCGCCGGCGCTGGACCGATCAGCCCGAGTGGAGTCGCAAGGTGCTGCACATCGGCACAGGACCGGTCGTGCTGATCGCCTGGGCCACCGGGATCGATCGCTCGATCGCCCTGCCGGTGGCGGCCCTGGTCACCCTGCTGGCGGCCCTGAACCACCGCCTCCGCGTGCTGCCGGCCATCGAGGACGTGGGGCGCCACAGCTATGGAACAGTGGCCTATGGCGCCGCCATCACCGTGTTGCTGGTGCTGTTCTGGCCGGCGCAGCCGCGGGCCATGGTGGCGGGGGTGCTGGTGATGGCCCTGGGAGATGGCCTCGCCGGGCTTCTGGGACCCTGGATCCCCTCGCCGAGCTGGTTGATCCTGGGGCAGCGCAAATCGGTGGTGGGCACCACAGCCATGGCCGGCATGGCCCTGATGGTGCTGCTGCTGCTGCGCCAACTGGGGGGGTCCGGCGGCCCCAGCCCAGTCGCCCTGGTGCTGATCAGCCTGGCGGCCACCCTGCTGGAGCAGGTCGCCGTGCTCGGGCTGGACAACCTCAGCGTTCCCGTGGCGACGGGCCTGCTCTGGAGCTGGCTGTCGCTCAGGCCCTGA
- a CDS encoding 3-deoxy-7-phosphoheptulonate synthase, giving the protein MLTTSDLHIVETRPLVAPAVLHRELPLSQRAARTVLDARERIKEILHGQDSRLLVIVGPCSVHDVKAARAYADAIAEVRERHRDQLEVVMRVYFEKPRTTVGWKGLINDPHLDGSYDINTGLRLARGLLVHLAEMGLPAATELLDPVVPQYIADLIGWTAIGARTTESQTHREMASGLSMPIGFKNGTDGSAVTAIHAMQAASKPHHFLGISQLGHAAIVSTTGNPDGHLVLRGGKGGTNYHPEAIEQAALALRKEGLPARLMVDCSHGNSNKDYRRQGEVLAEVAGQVRAGSRHVMGVMIESHLVAGNQKIPADLSQLAYGQSITDACIDLETTRTVLEGLAEAVAEAQSANLAPV; this is encoded by the coding sequence ATGCTGACCACCTCCGACCTCCACATCGTGGAGACACGGCCGCTGGTGGCACCGGCCGTTCTCCATCGCGAACTGCCCCTGAGCCAGAGGGCGGCCCGCACAGTGCTCGATGCCCGCGAGAGGATCAAGGAGATCCTGCACGGGCAGGATTCCCGCCTCCTGGTGATCGTCGGTCCCTGTTCGGTGCATGACGTGAAGGCCGCCCGGGCCTACGCCGACGCCATCGCCGAGGTGCGTGAACGCCACCGCGACCAGCTGGAGGTGGTGATGCGGGTGTATTTCGAAAAGCCCCGCACCACCGTGGGCTGGAAGGGCCTGATCAACGATCCCCACCTCGACGGCAGCTACGACATCAACACCGGTCTGCGCCTGGCGCGGGGCCTGCTGGTGCACCTGGCCGAGATGGGGCTGCCTGCGGCCACCGAGCTGCTCGATCCGGTGGTGCCCCAGTACATCGCCGATCTGATCGGCTGGACAGCGATCGGGGCACGCACCACCGAAAGCCAGACCCACCGGGAGATGGCCTCGGGCCTGTCGATGCCGATCGGCTTCAAGAACGGCACCGATGGCAGTGCCGTCACGGCCATTCATGCCATGCAGGCCGCCTCCAAGCCCCACCATTTCCTCGGCATCAGCCAGCTGGGCCATGCCGCGATCGTCTCCACCACCGGCAACCCCGATGGCCATCTGGTGCTGCGCGGCGGCAAGGGAGGCACCAACTACCACCCGGAGGCCATTGAGCAGGCAGCCCTTGCCTTGCGGAAGGAGGGTCTCCCGGCCAGGCTGATGGTCGACTGCAGTCACGGCAATTCCAACAAGGACTACCGGCGCCAGGGAGAGGTGCTCGCCGAGGTGGCCGGCCAGGTGCGTGCCGGCTCACGCCATGTGATGGGGGTGATGATCGAAAGTCATCTGGTGGCCGGCAATCAGAAGATCCCGGCTGACCTGAGCCAGCTCGCCTACGGCCAGAGCATCACCGATGCCTGCATCGACCTGGAGACCACGCGCACGGTGCTGGAGGGGCTGGCCGAAGCGGTGGCTGAAGCCCAGTCCGCCAACCTGGCTCCGGTCTGA